GCATATTGATCAGGATTCGCATTGTTTTTTAAGCGTATTAAAATATATCCACCTAATAATTTTTCACGAATATCATCAATAGAAGGGGAGGTAATAATGTCTTCAATAGAGATGATATTACATAAATCAGAGATGTTTTGGATTTGTTCCGATTCCTTTTTTAGAGGAGTTAAAATAAATTGTTTAATAATAAGTGCTTCCACGACAGATTTATAATAAAACAAGCACAACGTTTCATCTTTAAGTATGTTATAAGAGACAAAATCGCTTGATTCTTTCATGGTTTGTATAAATTCTGGAATAGAACAAAGTGTTTTCGTATTAGTCTTTTTTGATTTCTTAGATGATAAACCGAACATTTTCTCACCCCTAACTTACATCATTTACTTGTGTTAGTTTTTGGGAAATCCGGGAATTTATACTTGAAAATTGAAAGTTCATACGAAAAAGGAAGAGCATTGAATCCCTCTTCCTTTTTGGGGTGTTAATTTGCTTTCTTTTCTTTAATAGACTGCACTAACTTCATCATTTCCGCTCGTATATCTTCTCTTTTTACATTTAATTTTTCGGCAATTTGTTTCATGTCCATTCCATCTTTTTTCATCTTTAGTACATCATCAAGTGGGGTATTGCTTTTTTGAGAGATGATTGTTAACACAGTAAGATGACGCAATTTTATGTTATATTCATTCATTTTTTGCTTTAGCTGATCAGGTGTGGATTTTTGCATAGTTGCTAACTGTTGTAGCAGCGCTTGCTTTGTTTCTTTATTTATATGATGCTTTTTCAGCTTACTTGGAGCTACACCGAAATGCTCGGCTGTTTTCTCCCAAGATTTATTTTGCTTATAGTAAGCTAAAACATCTTTAATTTCTTTTTTACTCATTCTTGCAATGTGAGCAGCTTTCCAAATTTCATGTTTGTTATAGCCGAGTTTTTTTAGCGATTGCATTTCTTCTTCTGAAATTGGGTTATGGTGATGCATTGTTACTTCTTTTGGCGTGGCAGCGGAAGCGGGGAAGGTAGATATCCCGCATAATAATGCTGTCATAGTCATACAAACAGCGATTTTTTTGTACATGTAAACTCCTCCTAGATGGATAATGTAGAAAACTGTACACATATCATTTCCATAAAATGTGAAATACTTGTGAACAAGTTAAGTTTTTTTATTCACAGTATGGAATGACGTTTTTTAGAAGTTTTCCAACATAAAACATTGATTAATAGTAAAAAACTAAGGTATAATCGAAATTGAAAATCAATATCAATAATAAACGTATACATATAGATAAAAATAAGGGAGAGAAAAATATGACTACATATACTTCCATCGCAAATGTGATTAAAGAAAGACGCTCTGTTCGTACATTTACAGACAAAGCAGTAGAAAAAGATTTATTAATTGAACTATTAAACGATGCAACATGGGCACCTAATCATAAGCACCGTGAACCATGGAATTGTAAACTATACATCGGAGAAGGCCGCAAGAAATTAGTAGATGCAGTATTAAACTCTTTCACAGAAGAAGAAAGAGCGAAACGCGGTAAAATTTTATCAGATCGTTTCTTAAGCACGCCTGCACAAATCGTTGTATATATAAATGAAGATCCACGTCAAATTCAGCGTGACGAAGATTACGCTGCAACATGTGCATTTATGCAAAACTTCCAACTTCTTGCTTGGGAACGCGGATTAGGTTGCGTTTGGAAATCAGGCGGATTAAACTACAATCCATTATTTATAGAAGGAATCGGTTTAACAAGAGGCCAACGTATCGTTGGAATTCTTCATATCGGTTATTTTGATAAAGCGCCTGAAGGAAAAGCGCGTACTCCGATTACGGAGAAGATGGAGATTATTGAAGGTTAATAGATGAGACATTCTCGTTTTTGCGGGGGTGTCTTTTTATTATGCAATCAATCCTCATGAAAGCTTGTTCTCCATCATACACTTTCTTAAGGGAAAGTGTAAGGAGGGAAAATAATGAGAGCAAGTGACGATAAAGCACTGCAATATGCGATTGCGGAAATTACGGAAATTGCGACTGGATTTGGGCTTGATTTTTATCCGATGCGTTATGAAATATGTCCAGCGGAAATTATTTATACATTTGGTGCATATGGGATGCCAACAAGGTTTTCACATTGGAGTTTTGGAAAACAATTTTTCAGAATGAAATTACAATACGATTTAGGACTTAGTAAAATATACGAACTCGTTATTAACTCTGATCCATGTTACGCCTTTTTATTAGATACGAACTCGTTAATTCAAAACAAATTAATTGTAGCGCACGTTTTAGCACACTGTGATTTCTTCAAAAATAATATTCGTTTTTCAAATACGAAGCGGGATATGGTAGAAAGTATGTCGGCGACAGCTGAACGGGTGAAAGCATATGAGCATAAGTACGGAAAAGAAGAGGTAGAAACATTTTTAGATGCCGTACTTGCCATTCAAGAGCATATTGATCCCTCGCTTATGCGTCCGAAACTCACATGGAGTATCGATGATTTAGAAGAGGAAGAAATAGAAAAGAAAAAGGTGTCGCAATACGATGACTTATGGAATTTAGATAATCGTAATAAAAAACAGGAACGTTCCAATGTGCGTAAAAAGAAGAAAATCCCACCAAAGCCAGAGAAAGATTTACTTCTCTTTATTGAAGAATATAGCCGTGAGTTAGAAGATTGGCAGCGAGACATATTAACGATGATGCGTGAAGAAATGTTATATTTCTGGCCGCAGCTTGAAACAAAGATCATGAACGAAGGATGGGCGTCCTTCTGGCATCAACGCATACTTCGCGAAATGGACTTAACATCTGATGAAGCCATCGAATTTGCGAAATTAAATGCAGGTGTTGTACAGCCATCAAAAACGAGCATTAATCCATACTACCTCGGTATTAAAATGTTTGAAGATATTGAAGAACGCTACAACAACCCGACAGAAGAAATGAAACGAAGAGGCGTCAAACCAGGATCTGGTCGTGACAAAATCTTTGAAGTGCGCGAAATCGAATGGGACGTATCGTTCTTAAGAAACTACTTAAATAAAGATCTTGTAATGAGAGAAGATATGTACTTATTCCAGCGCCAAGGAAAAGAATATAAAGTAATAGATAAAGAGTGGGAACATGTACGTGATCAGCTCGTAAATATGCGTACAAATGGCGGCTTCCCGTACTTAGTAGTAGAAGATGGAGACTACTTAAAGAACGGGGAATTATACATTAAACATAGTTACGAAGGAATCGAGCTTGATTTAAAATACTTAGAAAAGGTATTACCATACCTTCATCAGCTGTGGGGAAGAACAGTGCATATGGAGTCGATTGTGGAGAGTAAGGGCGTTGTGTTTTCTTATGATGGGAAGATGGTGCATCGGAAGTATGTGTGATGGAAAGAACGGACATAGAATGCTATGTCTGTTCTTTTTTTATTTGGAACAAGGTAAAATATGCTATTCTTGAAAAAAGGGAGTTACATAGAGAAATGGAGCGATTCAAATGAGCAAAATAGGGGTATGCAAGGTAGATATTACGCCACCTGTCGGTATTGATTTTGTCGGATATCATAGAGAGACAGGGATAAATAATATTGAAGAGCGTATTTATGGGACAGTTTTTGTATTTGAAAAAGATGAAATGAAAACTGTGTTTATAAGTATTGATAATATCGGGATGTTAGTAGAAGATACGAATATGATTCGTGAGCGAGTAGCAAGTAGGCTTCACGTACCATTTGAGCGAATAACAGTTGTTTATACACATACACATTCCGGTCCAGAGACAGTCGGTGATGATCGGCTAGTGCAGTCGTATAAAATGATTTTAGTAAATAATGTAGTGCACGGTGCGGTTACTGCGAATAACAACTTGAAGCGATGTGAAGTTGGCTGGGGTGTTACGAAAGGTGATATTGGGATAAATCGAAGAGAGAGAACATCTGATGGAAGAGCAAGGATGGGAACAAATATAGAGGGCGTTGTAGATAAAAGAATTGGGATGTTAGCAATAAGAAATGCTGAAACGAAGGAGCTATCTGGTATTGTAGTATTTTGTACTGCGCATCCGAATGTTTTAAAAGGTGATAGCGATGTATTATCAGCGGATTATCCTGGAATGACGAGGGAGGTTCTTGAGAGGATCGTAAACTGTCCTGTTATTATTGTGCAAGGAGCTGCTGGTAATGTAAATGCGAAATATCGCGGTTCAAGGGAAGCATTAAAGAAAATGGCTTACACACTTAGTGGGCATGTATTAACGATGTTGCCAACAGTTACATACAGCCCAATTGTAAATTTAA
This genomic interval from Bacillus thuringiensis contains the following:
- a CDS encoding nitroreductase family protein; the protein is MTTYTSIANVIKERRSVRTFTDKAVEKDLLIELLNDATWAPNHKHREPWNCKLYIGEGRKKLVDAVLNSFTEEERAKRGKILSDRFLSTPAQIVVYINEDPRQIQRDEDYAATCAFMQNFQLLAWERGLGCVWKSGGLNYNPLFIEGIGLTRGQRIVGILHIGYFDKAPEGKARTPITEKMEIIEG
- the spoVR gene encoding stage V sporulation protein SpoVR; translation: MRASDDKALQYAIAEITEIATGFGLDFYPMRYEICPAEIIYTFGAYGMPTRFSHWSFGKQFFRMKLQYDLGLSKIYELVINSDPCYAFLLDTNSLIQNKLIVAHVLAHCDFFKNNIRFSNTKRDMVESMSATAERVKAYEHKYGKEEVETFLDAVLAIQEHIDPSLMRPKLTWSIDDLEEEEIEKKKVSQYDDLWNLDNRNKKQERSNVRKKKKIPPKPEKDLLLFIEEYSRELEDWQRDILTMMREEMLYFWPQLETKIMNEGWASFWHQRILREMDLTSDEAIEFAKLNAGVVQPSKTSINPYYLGIKMFEDIEERYNNPTEEMKRRGVKPGSGRDKIFEVREIEWDVSFLRNYLNKDLVMREDMYLFQRQGKEYKVIDKEWEHVRDQLVNMRTNGGFPYLVVEDGDYLKNGELYIKHSYEGIELDLKYLEKVLPYLHQLWGRTVHMESIVESKGVVFSYDGKMVHRKYV
- a CDS encoding neutral/alkaline non-lysosomal ceramidase N-terminal domain-containing protein, producing MSKIGVCKVDITPPVGIDFVGYHRETGINNIEERIYGTVFVFEKDEMKTVFISIDNIGMLVEDTNMIRERVASRLHVPFERITVVYTHTHSGPETVGDDRLVQSYKMILVNNVVHGAVTANNNLKRCEVGWGVTKGDIGINRRERTSDGRARMGTNIEGVVDKRIGMLAIRNAETKELSGIVVFCTAHPNVLKGDSDVLSADYPGMTREVLERIVNCPVIIVQGAAGNVNAKYRGSREALKKMAYTLSGHVLTMLPTVTYSPIVNLRTVSSTMQMKLKDIPGINEIRSMAQLAEKQWGVNTDEWLTIVLEKYKQGIRQLRIDLEVQLFQVNDGMFLGIPMEPFSETALEMKERLQNEIAFLGGYTNGYIGYLPTKEEHAYGGYEVELNPMVYGPVTNLLMPPEENTADVIVQKVIELYEKELGNI